In Mycolicibacterium phocaicum, one DNA window encodes the following:
- a CDS encoding oxygenase MpaB family protein, producing the protein MTELAEQSELVDALPLGPDSLVWKYFGDNRMYLIGPRPAVLQNMLAQLGQGVLDHSVFFADTSARIKRSLPPIFRTVYGSDDANTGTQVRDFHREIKGDMPDGSRYHALDPETYYWAHATFVEQVLYFADTFVKRLTEAEKEQIYLESKSWYRRYGVSDRPMPATYAEFEEYWDRMLNDVAVPHKTARYGVGYVTKGFPAPKGVNPAVWRVIAVVFNPVAAFLTTGGLPPRARDLLELPWSDRQERAYQLFAAAWRTKPVNWLWDRLPMSVRYNSFAQQGYARAR; encoded by the coding sequence ATGACCGAACTTGCGGAGCAGTCCGAGCTCGTTGACGCGCTGCCACTGGGGCCCGACTCGCTGGTGTGGAAGTACTTCGGCGACAACCGGATGTACCTGATCGGCCCGCGGCCGGCGGTCCTGCAGAACATGCTGGCCCAGCTCGGCCAGGGCGTGCTGGACCATTCGGTGTTCTTCGCGGACACCTCGGCGCGGATCAAGCGCTCGCTGCCGCCGATCTTCCGCACCGTGTACGGCAGCGATGACGCCAACACCGGCACCCAGGTCCGCGACTTCCACCGCGAGATCAAAGGCGACATGCCCGACGGCAGCCGCTACCACGCGCTCGACCCGGAGACCTACTACTGGGCGCACGCGACGTTCGTCGAGCAGGTGCTGTATTTCGCGGACACCTTCGTCAAGCGGCTGACCGAGGCCGAGAAGGAACAGATCTACCTCGAGTCCAAGTCCTGGTACCGCCGCTACGGCGTCAGCGACCGGCCGATGCCGGCCACCTACGCCGAATTCGAGGAGTACTGGGACCGGATGCTGAATGACGTTGCGGTGCCGCACAAGACGGCCCGGTACGGCGTCGGCTATGTGACCAAGGGTTTCCCGGCGCCCAAGGGCGTCAACCCGGCGGTGTGGCGCGTCATCGCGGTGGTGTTCAATCCCGTCGCGGCGTTCCTGACCACCGGCGGCCTCCCGCCGCGGGCGCGGGACCTGTTGGAGCTGCCCTGGTCCGACCGGCAGGAACGCGCCTACCAGCTTTTTGCCGCCGCCTGGCGCACCAAGCCGGTGAACTGGCTGTGGGACCGGTTGCCGATGTCTGTGCGGTACAACAGCTTTGCGCAGCAGGGCTACGCGCGTGCCCGCTGA
- a CDS encoding HAD family hydrolase, with product MTADEPTGTPVPSGADDATELDAAERDSGADEPATPVLPPPPDLTAAAFFDVDNTLVHGSSLVHFARGLAARDYFKYSDLARFAYAQAKFQVTGKENSDDVAAGRRKALSFIEGRQTAELEALGDEIYDEIIADKIWQGTRALAQMHLDAGQQVWLVTATPMELAQTIARKLGLTGALGTVAESVDGVFTGRLVGEILHGVGKAHAVRQLAIREGLNLRRCTAYSDSFNDVPMLSLVGTAVAINPDAALRDVARERGWEIRDFRTARKAARIGVPSALALGAVGGALAAMASRKGN from the coding sequence GTGACTGCCGACGAGCCCACGGGCACGCCCGTGCCCTCCGGAGCTGATGACGCCACCGAACTCGATGCGGCCGAGCGTGATTCCGGAGCCGACGAACCCGCCACCCCGGTGCTCCCGCCGCCGCCGGACCTCACCGCGGCGGCGTTCTTCGACGTCGACAACACCCTGGTGCACGGCTCGTCGCTGGTGCACTTCGCCCGCGGCCTGGCCGCCCGGGACTACTTCAAATACTCCGATCTGGCCCGTTTCGCCTACGCGCAGGCCAAGTTTCAGGTCACCGGCAAGGAGAACAGCGACGACGTCGCCGCCGGCCGGCGCAAGGCCCTGTCCTTCATCGAGGGCCGGCAGACCGCGGAACTGGAAGCGCTCGGCGACGAGATCTACGACGAGATCATCGCCGACAAGATCTGGCAGGGCACCCGGGCGCTCGCGCAGATGCATCTCGACGCCGGCCAGCAGGTCTGGCTCGTCACCGCCACGCCGATGGAGCTCGCTCAGACCATCGCCCGCAAGCTCGGGCTGACCGGGGCGCTGGGCACCGTCGCCGAGTCGGTCGACGGCGTCTTCACCGGCCGACTGGTCGGTGAGATCCTGCACGGTGTCGGTAAGGCGCACGCGGTCCGTCAGCTGGCCATCCGCGAGGGTCTGAACCTGCGCCGGTGCACCGCCTACTCGGACAGCTTCAACGACGTACCGATGCTGTCGCTGGTCGGCACCGCCGTCGCCATCAACCCCGACGCCGCCCTGCGCGACGTCGCCCGCGAACGCGGCTGGGAAATCCGCGACTTCCGGACCGCCCGCAAGGCCGCCCGCATCGGCGTGCCGTCGGCACTGGCGCTCGGCGCGGTCGGCGGGGCGCTGGCGGCGATGGCGTCACGCAAGGGCAACTAG
- a CDS encoding glutaredoxin family protein, whose amino-acid sequence MDRSGNSHRVTLLTRAGCSMCERAAAQLVELSDELGFVLTSTDVDVLAAAGDTALRAEFGDRLPVVLLDDVEHSYWEVDEEQLRADLAG is encoded by the coding sequence GTGGATCGATCAGGGAACAGCCACCGCGTGACGTTGCTCACCCGCGCCGGCTGCAGCATGTGCGAGCGCGCGGCGGCTCAGCTTGTCGAGCTGTCCGACGAGCTCGGATTCGTCCTGACGAGCACGGATGTCGATGTCCTGGCCGCGGCCGGGGACACCGCCCTGCGCGCGGAATTCGGCGATCGGCTGCCCGTGGTGCTCCTCGATGACGTTGAGCACAGCTATTGGGAGGTCGACGAGGAGCAGCTGCGCGCCGACTTGGCAGGTTGA
- a CDS encoding bifunctional uroporphyrinogen-III C-methyltransferase/uroporphyrinogen-III synthase yields MTTRVRKQHKPGRITFVGSGPGDPGLLTTRARNVLAHAALVFTDPDVPEAVLALIGTDLPPTSGPHPADAEPAADAKADDAAAPAPAAAPTMTFPHGVDVRPALGDPTEVAKLLIAEAKTGVDVVRLVAGDPLSVDSVITEVNALAKTAAHFELVPGLPSSTAVPTYAGLPVGSSHTVADVRGDVDWAALAAAPGPLILHATVSHLPDAARTLIEYGLTDNTPCVVTANGTTCQQRSIETTLAGLLDKAVLEKPVGPEPVGPLAGPLVVTIGKTVAHRAKLNWWESRSLYGWTVLVPRTKDQAGEMSDRLVGHGALPIEVPTIAVEPPRSPAQMERAVKGLVDGRFQWVVFTSTNAVRAVWEKFNEFGLDARAFSGVKIACVGQATADKVRAFGINPELVPAGEQSSLGLLDEFPDYDEIFDPVNRVLLPRADIATETLAEGLRERGWEIEDVTAYRTVRAAPPPAHTREMIKTGGFDAVCFTSSSTVRNLVGIAGKPHARTIVACIGPKTAETAAEFGLRVDVQPETAAVGPLVEALAEHAARLRAEGALPPPRKKSRRR; encoded by the coding sequence ATGACGACCCGAGTGCGTAAGCAGCACAAGCCCGGCCGCATCACCTTTGTCGGTTCCGGCCCCGGTGACCCGGGCCTGTTGACGACGCGTGCGCGGAACGTTTTGGCGCATGCGGCATTGGTCTTCACCGATCCTGATGTGCCCGAGGCGGTGCTGGCGCTGATCGGCACCGACCTGCCGCCGACGTCCGGGCCGCACCCGGCCGACGCCGAGCCGGCTGCCGACGCCAAGGCCGACGACGCTGCCGCGCCGGCTCCGGCCGCCGCGCCCACCATGACGTTCCCGCACGGTGTCGACGTCCGCCCCGCGCTGGGCGACCCCACCGAGGTGGCGAAGCTGCTCATCGCCGAGGCGAAGACCGGTGTCGACGTCGTGCGTCTGGTCGCCGGCGACCCGCTGTCGGTCGATTCGGTCATCACCGAGGTGAACGCCCTGGCCAAGACCGCGGCGCACTTCGAGCTGGTGCCGGGCCTGCCGTCGTCGACGGCGGTGCCCACCTACGCGGGCCTGCCCGTCGGCTCGTCGCACACCGTGGCCGACGTCCGCGGTGACGTCGACTGGGCCGCGCTGGCCGCCGCCCCCGGGCCGCTGATCCTGCACGCGACGGTGTCGCACCTGCCGGACGCCGCCCGCACCCTGATCGAATACGGCCTCACCGACAACACCCCGTGTGTCGTGACGGCCAACGGCACCACCTGCCAGCAGCGGTCGATCGAGACCACGCTGGCCGGGCTGCTGGACAAGGCCGTGCTGGAGAAGCCGGTCGGCCCCGAGCCGGTCGGTCCGCTGGCGGGCCCGCTGGTCGTGACCATCGGCAAGACCGTGGCGCACCGGGCCAAGCTGAACTGGTGGGAGAGCCGCTCGCTGTACGGCTGGACCGTGCTGGTGCCGCGGACCAAGGACCAGGCCGGCGAGATGAGCGATCGTCTCGTGGGCCACGGCGCCCTGCCGATCGAGGTGCCGACCATCGCGGTCGAGCCGCCGCGCAGCCCCGCCCAGATGGAGCGCGCGGTCAAGGGTCTGGTCGACGGCCGCTTCCAGTGGGTCGTGTTCACCTCCACCAACGCGGTGCGTGCGGTGTGGGAGAAGTTCAACGAGTTCGGTCTGGACGCCCGCGCGTTCTCCGGTGTGAAGATCGCGTGCGTCGGTCAGGCCACCGCGGACAAGGTGCGCGCGTTCGGCATCAACCCCGAGCTGGTGCCTGCCGGTGAGCAGTCGTCGCTGGGCCTGCTGGACGAATTCCCGGACTACGACGAGATTTTCGACCCGGTGAACCGGGTGCTGCTGCCGCGCGCCGACATCGCCACCGAGACGCTGGCCGAGGGCCTGCGCGAGCGTGGCTGGGAGATCGAGGACGTCACGGCCTACCGGACCGTCCGGGCGGCACCGCCGCCGGCGCACACCCGCGAGATGATCAAGACCGGTGGTTTCGACGCCGTCTGCTTCACCTCGAGCTCCACGGTGCGCAACCTGGTCGGCATCGCCGGCAAACCGCACGCCCGGACCATCGTCGCCTGCATCGGCCCGAAAACCGCTGAAACCGCAGCCGAATTCGGCCTGCGCGTGGACGTGCAGCCGGAGACCGCCGCAGTCGGCCCGCTGGTCGAGGCGCTGGCCGAGCACGCCGCTCGGCTCCGGGCCGAGGGTGCGTTGCCACCGCCGCGTAAGAAGAGCCGGCGCCGCTAA
- a CDS encoding acyl-CoA dehydrogenase family protein — translation MSFSLELSADVCQVRDWVHEFAADVIRPAAEEWDEREETPWPILQEAAKVGLYSMEFFAAQTAEETGLGMPVAVEELFWGDAGISMSIMGTGLAAASLAANGTMEQLGEWLPQMYGDINEPKLAAFCSSEPGAGSDVSSIITRARYDEATDEWVLGGTKTWASNGGIANVHIVVASVYPELGSRGQASFIIPPGTKGFSQGQKFKKHGIRASHTAEVVLDDVRLPGRLIVGGREKFEERVARTREGKSSAGQVAMKTFERTRPTVGAMALGVSRAAYEYALGYAQEREQFGRKIGDFQAVAFKLAAMKCRIDAARLLVWRAGWMARNNQPFENAEGSMAKLVASETAVYVTDEAIQILGGNGYTRDYPVERWHRDAKIFTIFEGTSEIQRLVMSRAITGLPLK, via the coding sequence ATGTCTTTTTCGCTGGAACTGTCTGCCGACGTCTGCCAGGTCCGGGACTGGGTTCACGAGTTCGCTGCAGACGTGATCCGTCCCGCCGCCGAAGAGTGGGACGAGCGCGAAGAGACGCCCTGGCCGATCCTCCAGGAGGCGGCCAAGGTCGGCCTGTACTCCATGGAGTTCTTTGCTGCTCAGACTGCCGAGGAGACCGGGCTCGGCATGCCCGTCGCCGTCGAAGAGCTGTTCTGGGGCGACGCCGGAATTTCGATGTCGATCATGGGCACCGGTCTGGCTGCCGCGTCACTGGCGGCCAACGGCACCATGGAACAGCTCGGCGAGTGGCTGCCCCAGATGTACGGCGACATCAACGAGCCCAAGCTGGCCGCGTTCTGTTCGTCGGAACCCGGTGCGGGATCGGATGTTTCGTCGATCATCACCAGGGCGCGGTACGACGAAGCCACCGACGAATGGGTGCTGGGCGGCACCAAGACCTGGGCCTCCAACGGTGGCATCGCCAACGTGCACATCGTCGTCGCCTCGGTGTACCCGGAACTCGGCTCGCGCGGGCAGGCGAGCTTCATCATCCCGCCGGGCACCAAGGGCTTCAGCCAGGGCCAGAAGTTCAAGAAGCACGGCATCCGGGCATCGCACACCGCCGAGGTCGTGCTCGACGACGTCCGGCTGCCGGGCCGCCTGATCGTCGGCGGCCGGGAGAAGTTCGAGGAGCGGGTGGCCCGCACCCGTGAGGGCAAGAGCTCGGCGGGTCAGGTGGCGATGAAGACGTTCGAGCGGACCCGGCCGACCGTCGGGGCCATGGCGCTGGGCGTGTCCCGCGCGGCGTACGAGTACGCACTGGGTTACGCGCAGGAGCGCGAGCAGTTCGGGCGCAAGATCGGTGACTTCCAAGCCGTCGCGTTCAAGCTGGCCGCCATGAAGTGCCGGATCGACGCGGCGCGCCTGCTGGTATGGCGGGCCGGCTGGATGGCGCGCAACAACCAGCCGTTCGAGAACGCCGAGGGCTCCATGGCCAAGCTCGTCGCCAGCGAGACGGCGGTCTACGTGACCGACGAGGCCATCCAGATTCTGGGCGGCAACGGCTACACCCGCGACTACCCGGTGGAGCGGTGGCACCGCGACGCCAAGATCTTCACGATCTTCGAGGGCACCAGCGAGATTCAGCGGCTCGTGATGTCCCGCGCGATCACCGGGTTGCCGCTCAAATAG
- a CDS encoding TetR/AcrR family transcriptional regulator, with translation MPADATAAILDAALVEFEQHGFRRVALDDVARRAGVSRTTIYRRFANRDELVAAVVERENVVLFDDIARELKTAGPQSNLYVEAFTLSILRFRRHRVLNRMMTDEPALVIELMQRHYGAAVGRMAAALRVIFPDGFADRIGEQAVNDLADTILRYAAMVLLLPSVEALDSAEEIRAFAARHFVPSLPPALQGQAGKPAAESMR, from the coding sequence GTGCCCGCTGACGCGACGGCCGCGATCCTCGACGCCGCGCTCGTCGAGTTCGAGCAGCACGGCTTCCGCCGTGTCGCGCTCGACGATGTGGCGCGCCGGGCCGGCGTCAGCCGCACCACCATCTACCGGCGGTTCGCGAACCGTGACGAGCTGGTGGCGGCCGTCGTCGAGCGCGAGAACGTCGTGCTGTTCGACGACATCGCGCGCGAGCTGAAAACCGCTGGGCCACAGTCGAATCTGTATGTGGAGGCATTCACGCTGTCGATCCTGCGGTTCCGGCGGCACCGCGTCCTGAACCGGATGATGACGGACGAACCCGCGCTCGTCATCGAACTCATGCAGCGCCACTACGGCGCGGCGGTCGGCCGGATGGCGGCGGCGTTGCGCGTCATCTTCCCGGACGGGTTCGCCGACCGGATCGGCGAGCAGGCGGTCAACGACCTGGCCGACACCATCCTGCGCTACGCCGCGATGGTGCTGCTGTTGCCGAGCGTCGAGGCGCTCGACAGCGCCGAGGAGATCCGTGCTTTCGCCGCACGGCATTTCGTGCCGAGCCTGCCGCCCGCGCTGCAAGGGCAGGCGGGCAAGCCGGCCGCGGAGTCGATGCGCTGA
- a CDS encoding glutamyl-tRNA reductase: MSVLLFGVSHRSAPVSVLEQLSTDEAEQAKIIELLLQSSLVTEAMVLSTCNRVEVYAVVDAFHGGLSVIGSVLSERSGMSLHDLTKYAYVRYAEAAVEHLFAVASGLDSAVIGEAQVLGQVRRAYTSAEAHQTVGRTLHELSQRALSVGKRVHSETGIDAAGASVVSVALDMAKNKLTSLTGLTAAVIGAGSMGALAAAHLTRAGIARVEVVNRSLPRAERMVENLKAQGVDAAAHTLDDVAVALGNADVVVACTGAVRPVVSLADAHRGLMNRPEHRQLVICDLGMPRDVDGAIAGLPGVHVIDMDRIQREPSARAAASDAEAARSMVAAEVASYLAGQRMAEVTPTVTALRQRAADVVEAELLRLDNRVPTLDAAHRDEVAKTVRRVVDKLLHAPTVRVKQLASAPGGDSYAEALRELFELDPQAIDAVSAGELPLVAPDLAAGEPHSHHDKAE; this comes from the coding sequence GTGAGCGTCCTGCTCTTCGGGGTTTCGCACCGCAGTGCGCCGGTTTCTGTGCTCGAGCAGCTCAGCACCGACGAGGCCGAACAGGCCAAGATCATCGAGCTGCTGCTGCAGTCCTCTCTGGTCACCGAGGCGATGGTGCTCTCCACCTGTAACCGGGTCGAGGTGTACGCCGTCGTCGACGCCTTCCACGGCGGGCTCTCGGTGATCGGTTCGGTGCTCTCCGAGCGGTCCGGTATGTCGCTTCACGACCTCACGAAGTACGCCTACGTGCGCTACGCCGAGGCGGCCGTCGAGCATCTGTTCGCGGTGGCCAGCGGCCTGGACTCGGCCGTCATCGGCGAGGCGCAGGTGCTGGGCCAGGTGCGCCGCGCCTACACCTCCGCAGAGGCGCACCAGACGGTCGGCCGCACCCTGCACGAGCTGTCGCAGCGGGCGCTGTCGGTCGGTAAGCGCGTCCACTCCGAGACGGGGATCGACGCCGCGGGCGCTTCGGTGGTGTCGGTGGCGCTCGACATGGCCAAGAACAAGTTGACGTCGCTGACGGGGCTGACGGCCGCCGTGATCGGCGCCGGCTCCATGGGTGCCCTGGCCGCCGCGCATCTGACGCGCGCCGGGATCGCCCGCGTCGAGGTGGTCAACCGCTCGCTGCCGAGGGCCGAGCGCATGGTCGAGAATCTGAAGGCCCAGGGGGTCGACGCCGCGGCGCACACCCTCGACGATGTCGCCGTCGCGCTGGGCAATGCCGACGTCGTCGTCGCCTGTACCGGCGCGGTACGCCCGGTGGTGTCGTTGGCCGATGCGCACCGCGGACTGATGAACCGTCCCGAACATCGCCAGCTGGTCATCTGCGACCTGGGTATGCCGCGCGACGTCGACGGCGCGATTGCCGGCCTGCCCGGCGTGCACGTGATCGACATGGACCGGATCCAGCGCGAACCGTCGGCCCGGGCCGCGGCCTCGGATGCCGAAGCGGCCCGCTCGATGGTCGCTGCGGAGGTCGCCAGTTACCTGGCCGGGCAGCGGATGGCCGAGGTCACGCCGACTGTCACGGCCTTGCGTCAGCGCGCTGCCGACGTCGTCGAAGCGGAGTTGTTGCGGCTCGACAACCGGGTTCCGACACTCGACGCCGCCCACCGCGATGAGGTCGCCAAGACCGTCCGCCGGGTGGTCGACAAGTTGCTGCACGCGCCGACGGTGCGGGTCAAGCAGTTGGCCAGCGCGCCCGGCGGTGACAGCTACGCCGAGGCGCTGCGCGAGCTGTTCGAGCTGGACCCGCAGGCCATCGACGCGGTGTCCGCCGGCGAATTGCCCTTGGTGGCACCAGATTTGGCGGCAGGCGAGCCGCATTCCCACCACGACAAGGCTGAGTAA
- the hemC gene encoding hydroxymethylbilane synthase yields the protein MVTTLENVVRIGTRGSLLATTQAGTVRDALIALGQPAELVIISTEGDRSQAPVADIGIGVFTAELRHAMADGRIDVAVHSYKDLPTAPDERFVIAAVPPREDPRDALVARDGLVLGELPAGSVIGTSSPRRAAQLRALGLGLEIRPLRGNLDTRLNRVSSGDLDAVVVARAGLARIGRLDAVTESLEPVQMLPAPAQGALAVECRVGDTELATLLGKLDDPDTRAAITAERVLLAELEAGCSAPVGAIAEVVESIDEDGRVFEELSLRGCVAALDGSDVIRASGIGTPERARELGLSLAAELFDLGARDVLDQRTVERE from the coding sequence TTGGTAACTACCCTCGAAAACGTTGTCCGGATCGGCACCAGGGGCAGCCTGCTGGCTACCACGCAGGCCGGCACCGTCCGTGACGCTCTGATAGCTCTGGGCCAACCCGCGGAGCTGGTCATCATCAGCACCGAAGGCGACCGGTCGCAGGCGCCCGTCGCAGACATCGGCATCGGCGTGTTCACCGCGGAGCTGCGGCACGCCATGGCCGACGGCCGCATCGACGTCGCGGTGCACTCGTACAAGGATTTGCCGACCGCACCCGACGAGCGCTTCGTCATCGCCGCTGTGCCGCCGCGGGAAGACCCGCGGGATGCCTTGGTGGCGCGTGACGGATTGGTGCTGGGGGAGTTGCCGGCGGGCTCCGTGATCGGCACGTCGAGCCCGCGACGGGCGGCACAGCTTAGAGCACTGGGTCTCGGTTTGGAAATCCGCCCCCTACGAGGCAACCTAGATACCAGGTTGAACAGGGTAAGTAGTGGTGATCTCGACGCTGTTGTCGTCGCCCGAGCGGGTCTGGCCCGGATCGGACGACTCGACGCCGTCACCGAGAGCCTCGAGCCGGTGCAGATGTTGCCAGCGCCGGCGCAGGGCGCCCTCGCGGTCGAGTGCCGAGTGGGTGACACCGAGCTGGCGACGCTGCTGGGAAAGCTCGACGATCCCGACACGCGCGCCGCGATCACTGCCGAACGAGTCCTGTTGGCCGAACTGGAGGCGGGTTGTTCCGCGCCGGTGGGTGCGATCGCTGAAGTGGTCGAGTCCATCGACGAGGACGGCCGAGTCTTCGAAGAGCTGTCGTTGCGCGGTTGCGTGGCGGCGCTGGACGGATCCGACGTGATCCGGGCGTCCGGGATCGGGACCCCCGAACGGGCACGGGAGCTGGGGCTCTCGTTGGCCGCGGAGTTGTTCGACCTGGGTGCGCGTGACGTGTTGGATCAGCGGACTGTAGAGCGGGAGTGA
- a CDS encoding DUF3093 domain-containing protein, with translation MTDAPTDTDAEQILFHEVGASWWWLVLGPFSGASIAAMQLWSAHRLDPLVPVVFLVLVTGFLGLQVKAARLHTSVELTPEYLRQGTESVRVADMVGMFPEARGADVPRWQSYRAFGELTGVPRGRTGIGVKLTGERSGQAWARRHRGLRAQLEALGVRELGEDDDE, from the coding sequence ATGACGGACGCGCCCACGGACACCGACGCCGAGCAGATTCTGTTCCACGAGGTCGGTGCCAGCTGGTGGTGGCTGGTGCTCGGTCCGTTCTCCGGCGCCTCCATCGCGGCGATGCAGCTGTGGTCGGCGCACCGGTTGGACCCCCTGGTGCCGGTGGTGTTCCTCGTTCTCGTCACCGGGTTCCTGGGGCTGCAGGTGAAGGCGGCGCGGCTGCACACCTCGGTGGAGCTGACGCCCGAGTACCTGCGGCAGGGCACCGAGTCGGTCCGCGTCGCGGACATGGTCGGGATGTTCCCGGAGGCGCGTGGCGCTGACGTGCCCCGCTGGCAGTCGTACCGGGCGTTCGGGGAGCTGACGGGCGTGCCGCGCGGCCGCACCGGGATCGGCGTCAAGCTGACCGGCGAGCGCAGTGGGCAAGCCTGGGCGCGTCGTCACCGCGGGTTGCGGGCCCAGTTGGAGGCCTTGGGCGTGCGCGAACTCGGCGAGGACGACGACGAATGA
- the hemB gene encoding porphobilinogen synthase, whose amino-acid sequence MAFPRQRPRRLRTTPALRRLVSETSLEPRHLVLPMFVADGLAEPRPISSMPGVVQHTRDSARRAAAEAVEAGVGGLMLFGVPCDSDKDGTGSEGVNPEGILNVALRDLNSDLGDSTVLMADTCLDEFTDHGHCGVLDAHGRVDNDATNEQYIKLAVAQAHSGAHVVSPSGMMDGQVAAIRDGLDHAGHIDVAILAYAAKFASAFYGPFREAVGSSLQGDRRTYQQDPGNAREAVREIELDLAEGADMVMVKPAMSYLDVVRAAAEMSPVPVAAYQISGEYAMISAAAANGWIDLRASVLESLLSIRRAGADIVLTYWATDVAGWLR is encoded by the coding sequence ATGGCTTTCCCACGACAGCGGCCGCGGCGTCTGCGTACCACCCCGGCGCTGCGGCGTCTGGTGTCCGAAACCTCGCTGGAGCCACGGCATCTGGTGCTGCCCATGTTCGTCGCGGATGGGCTCGCCGAGCCGCGTCCCATCAGCTCGATGCCCGGCGTCGTGCAGCACACCCGGGATTCGGCGCGCCGCGCGGCGGCGGAAGCCGTCGAGGCCGGTGTCGGCGGGCTGATGCTGTTCGGCGTCCCGTGCGACAGTGACAAGGACGGCACCGGGTCCGAGGGCGTCAACCCCGAGGGCATCCTGAATGTGGCACTGCGCGACCTGAATTCGGACCTCGGCGATTCGACCGTGCTGATGGCCGACACCTGCCTGGACGAATTCACCGATCACGGGCACTGTGGCGTCCTGGACGCGCACGGCCGGGTCGACAACGATGCGACCAACGAGCAATACATCAAACTCGCTGTCGCGCAAGCGCATTCGGGTGCGCATGTGGTCAGCCCGAGCGGCATGATGGACGGGCAGGTGGCGGCCATCCGCGACGGGCTGGACCACGCCGGGCACATCGACGTCGCGATCCTGGCCTACGCCGCCAAGTTCGCGTCGGCGTTCTACGGCCCGTTCCGCGAGGCCGTGGGCTCGAGCCTGCAGGGCGATCGCCGTACCTACCAGCAGGATCCGGGTAACGCCCGCGAAGCGGTGCGCGAGATCGAACTCGACCTCGCCGAAGGTGCCGACATGGTGATGGTCAAGCCGGCGATGAGCTACCTGGACGTGGTCCGCGCCGCTGCCGAGATGTCACCGGTACCCGTTGCGGCGTACCAGATTTCGGGCGAGTACGCGATGATCAGCGCCGCCGCGGCCAACGGCTGGATCGACCTGCGGGCCTCGGTTCTGGAGTCGCTCCTCAGCATTCGGCGCGCCGGTGCCGACATCGTCCTCACGTACTGGGCGACGGACGTCGCGGGCTGGCTGCGGTGA